Below is a window of Neodiprion virginianus isolate iyNeoVirg1 chromosome 4, iyNeoVirg1.1, whole genome shotgun sequence DNA.
GTCACCGAGACTGAGgacgaagacgacgaagaggaaaaaagcCGGCATCGATCCTCGTCTCGTTCTTCAGCTGCTCGGAGTTTTGGAAGCGACTCTGAGGGCGCCAGAAGGTTAGCGAATGTTCAAAAGTCATTAATCCTTAGTTCAGAGCGCTCACCAATTTTTGCTCGCTTTTTGATTCTATTCAGATACAGGCGGCGGAGGCGTGGACATGAAGTTCGCGATTGACAACGGAGTCTCGGCATCGTGGCGATGTTCTTCCTCTATCTTGTCATCCTCGTGATTTGCATGCTTTTCATTCACGCCGGTATAAATGACGGCCTTGTTTTGACGACGAGAAGTCGTCGTCAGTTCTTCTCGTCGCCCAGTCAACAAGGATCAGAAACTTGACGCGAACGGTTTAAGCACAACCGTGTTCTTCGGACCCTCATCAGACCAGATCCAATTGTTTCGGCCAGGCTGTAACGGGCTACGTTTATTAATAATCAAAACACATTCGAATGAATCTATTCTAATTTGAGATATTGTGATTAATTCTAGCGTTTTAGGTGTTTACGCGTAGATGCAGAGTTAGATTTGATATGCAGCTGAGCCTCTGCATTATGGACGCAATGTGCATTGTTGAGCATTATATAGATTAGTGTTGTTTCAACGTTTTAACTgtgaattttacattttattgacaatttttgCGAGGATCGGAAGTTCTCAGAGTATAGCGTGTAATTAAATATTGATTGATGGATTACACGGTCCTTTTCTCTCATGTAAAAAGCCTGCCAGATAACGAAAGTATTGTAccgttttaattattcatcatgaacaaaataaataaaataaccaTTTTCTTTAGTGGAATGTCGATTTTTGACCccataaatttttaaatacttttgtGACTATCAGACTTATTCCAGATacgaaactgaaaaattgacggtGTGATTTAATACATTTTGACGTTTATTGGCACAAATCATGAAACATTAAGTTGCGCCACAATTTACCTGCAAACATACTTGTGAGGATGCAGCATAAACGTGAATATACAAATTTACGGTTTGATAATTTAACCGTTTATGTAGTTTATCTTTGCCAattagtaataatataatacatttttcattgcgCAGCTTCTGTCGGGCatgaaactaattttttttttttttacatacacaGTAGTATCCAATATAACTATCCCTGCTCAACTCGACTATATATCATCTGATTATCTAACTTGAGTACTATAATGAATTTGTGGAAACAGTTCACGGAATTATACAAAAGGCACATCAAGGAACGACGGAAGGAACTTTTTCATCCTTCGCGGGGTTGAAGCCACTGCAAGCTGTGTTTTGCGTCGAGACTGTCAACATATTGACTGAGGTCGCGCTGTCCAACCCCAGTTGCGACGCAGTAGAGAAGACTAGTGTCAACGATGAGCTCTTCGAGCCAATGATGGTCGCTAGTTTTTCGATCGGGAGTTTGGACCCCTTCGCTGACGGTAATCGTCGTGGTGTTCGACGGTTCTCGTGATAAAGATCCAGTTGCGTCTTCTGCAGAGATCACCGACGTCTTTCGCGTCATTTCCGGTTCCCTGCAACTCGTTTTCACTCCGTCCTTCGATCCTCGACTCAAGGATCGACCGGCAAAAGAGGCAGCTCCCTGCTCCTTCAGGCTTTCGTTATACTCCGAAAGGATTTTAGCGATTTCTGAGGCCTCGCTGGTGTTCCGGAGGATTGCAGATGACCCATCATTCGGTATTTTGTCGCAATTATCGTCCGGTGGTAGCGGTGAGTCTTCGTGACTAGAAGGCAGGTCCTCCATCGGTAGAAGCTTTTTGTATATCGAAGACATCTCCATCAGCGTCTCGTCACTTATCGACGAATCCTCGAGCTCCGTAAGGTTTATACTGTCCGCACCGAGCGGCTGCCCATCAGCAGTCATTTGCTCTGTGctgaaataaatcgattttagGAAAAAGTTCCATGCATGCAACTTTCACATACATCGAAGTACATTGCAACGTGAATCCTGCTTGGATCTTTGCATAGCTTGAGTGTGCTTACTTTTTTCCGTCTTTGAGTTCGTTGTCCAGTTGAGTCCAAGCCTCAGCGTCGTGGCGCCGTTTTTTTCCGACGATGCGACGGTAGCTGGGCAACATTACCTGGGCACAGTAGGCCAGCACCGAATGCAGGCTTTCGTGCATGCAAGCTCTAAAGGATGCATTCGAGCCCTCGATGATGGGCTGAATAGCATTTTTAGTCGATGGTGGTTTTTGGAGGAATCTCGACGACGTGGGAGACGTCGTCGGCGGGGTTCGCCTCGGGCGTGGGTCCACCGACACCACTTCCACCTCATCCGGTCCATCCAGAACCTCCCGGTACGTGCAGTCCAACCCTTCGGTATCGGTGCTCGACCAGAAAATACGACCTGCATAACCCGCTGCTAATCCAACCTAAAGATTTGTCGTGTAGAAGAGGTCAGTGAAGGGTTCAAGATCGCTTTTGATCTCAAACTTCCAGAACTTTCAGTACTCAACATTTGTCGGAAGTTTGTGCCAGGGTAAGTATTCAAAGGTGACATTGAGAAATGACCGGTCACTAGTACATCTAAACTACGCTTACCATACACCATATGTTAGGCATAGATGAGTAATGACCTGAGGATGGAAGACGGGTCTTTCGTGCATGCCGTGAACGGGCCATTCTCGCCATTCAGTCTCATCTTTTCGAGTCGGGGCCTGATAGGTGGCTCCAACGGTGTAGAGCTTTCTGGTAACCGATCTGGTATTCATGTAGGGTGTGGTTGAGGGTCTGGTTCTTCTGCTGGTTCCTAGTTCGGCAATTCCTTCGTTTCTCCCTAGTCTCCTGGTAGCGAGAAGTCGCTGCCGTTGCCGGGGACACGTAGCCGACGTCATGGACGTCGTTGCCGCTACCCCAGCTGTAGTCGCATTTTTCTTCGAGCTACATCGCGTAGGATTTCTTCTTGGAACCACGTCGAGAATTCTTCCGGATGGAATAGAATGaaaagataataaaaagaTAAAGCGGAAAAAGATCAAGATCGTAAGTAATGCCTGCCTACTTTTTTCCTCCACTCGCTCTGGCTGCTCTGTGTGTGCGTTTAACTTTGCTGGATGGTGTGGCGGGTCGGGACTCAAAGCCACCACTGCTGCTAGCGCTACCACAGCTACTGACGCTACTGCCGCTGCttgtgctgctgctgctactgctgctaCCAGTCGTTGTCGTAGTCGTGGCCGTCGTTGTCTCAACTGAGCTTCCGTTCGAGTTGTTCGGGGCTGCGTCGGCTTCCGGGGTCCTGACAGTGAAAGTGTCGTCGTTTCCGTCGGCGCTCTCCATTCTGGGTTCTTGTTTTATAAGGACAGTTCCTGGAGGAAGTTTGTGAACTGGTACCGAGGACAGTCCCGTGGAGACCGAACCGGAGCTCAATcctggaaaaaaatacatgattTGAGTCGAAATATATGAAATGGAACTTTCCAAAGAAATCTCcataaattgttgaattttttgatttttgtctGTCTAaatacttgaatttttctgcaactttatgataaatatttgttaGTTTCTACTGCAAATTTCTTTACGGGATTAATTCATAAATACATACAGTAATTTTCATATTGGAAATgcagataaaattttcgtcgaTAAACTTGGAATAGTAAGTTTTTACCGGCCGCGTTAAAGGATACTTATTTTGGCTATTATTAGAGCCCATACATGGTTGccctaaaaaaatttttcggtcgcGGGGGAAACACATAGACTTGATACAAGGGTACCTCCCTGCTTGCCTAATTGCTTTCCCCGCATGGCGACTGCTCCCAACTCTTTCGATCGTGCAACAAAGTGGGCCAGCTCCAGGACTATCTCTGACCTTCGGTTTGGGCTTCAGCGGCCCCGTAATATCCCGCAGTCTATCTCTATAAAGTCTATGTGTATAGGCTCTCAATAATAGTCTATGAAATAAGTATCATATTGAAGTTATGTAAGTATGGTTATCGTAATGGAtcatgctgaggaaaaaccgttatttcaccattttggaattgtctgaaaattagtaaaccgtaataaaacaaaactcactcatatttcgaaatctcagttccttcaaaatcattgtaaaattaagaagATAGTAACTTTTaccccaatgtttcgttacgataacttCACTAACTTCAAACTCGTAAATAAGTGATattttgctcggtcggtaaggacTGACTATACAgcattattcaaataatcttCGAAAGGCGCGAAATTTTACTCTGTCGATAAAGACTGACTAGATCATCCCCTTAAACACAATGTGtcaataataaagaaaaaaatattaaatttcttgagaaaaatatttttatgagtGAATGAACCTACGGTCTTCGTCTTCATCCTTCTCGGTGACATTGAATTGCCTACGAAGTTCCATCTTTGATGCCTGGTCGCTGAGGTCGATCACTCGTGGTTTTTTCACTTGACCGTCCGATCTGGGCCCGCGGAGTGATTCTCCAGTATTGGAAACGGGGGTCCGAGTCTCTTCGGCTTTTTGAAACGACTTTTTGAACGACTTTACCACGGCCAATGGCAGCTCACGGATGTAGTGATACCTCGCTCGTTTCGGAATACCTGCAGAATTACTGCCCTTCTTTATCACCGCTATCACGCTTATCTCGTCGTCCGAGGCCCCGGCCGACGAAGTCCTTCCTTTTCGTGGACTCTTGTTGCTCGGTTTGCTCCTGCCGTCCAAGCTCATCACGGGATCGGTGAGGAAAGTTCAATTTTCGGGGTAATACGAGTTCGCGGCGTGTctttgataaaagaaaaactgcaATCAGTCGCTGCAATTCACATTACATACCGTCGTTTTGCAAAAGTATATACGCAGATTGTCTATTCGATTTCGGCAGCACCATATTTTacagaaagtgacgtcacaTCAATAATAAGTTCGCATTACAAATATTTGATTCGCTACTAATTATTACAATGCAGAAGAGTCCAACCCAATGTTTTTAGCGTGATATTAAGAATTTTAAACTACCCAGGGACCCTTGCGCAGGATGCGACTAAACGAATAGACAATCGGTCCTCGCCGCAGTCATTTGTTTCGCAATACAGCATATCTTCCCAACTAGGTTAAATGTGCGATTATACAAATCCGAAGAAGCTTATAACAATGAATCAATAACTGCTCAGATCCGAACGTTTCAAGAAACACAATGAGGCTTACAACGCAGTGGTACGAGCACTTTATACATATCTTGTCCATGATGCGAAAACGTCAATTAGTCAGTTCGCGATGCTCGCGATTCGATGGCAATCGGTAATTAAAAAGTACCTGAGAAAGTAGCAAGCTTATTCTCACGGCCGAGTGAAGATGAATTCCGAATCGAGTCTGAAATCGGCGAGTACGAGGTGACTGACGATTAATGCTTTTTGGTTGGAAATAACACTGCAAATCGTCGCAACGTGAATACCGGCTTCGCTAAGTTATAGCCGCTCATTTGTTTTCGATCTTCATCTTGTTACCACAGCCGACGCAACTGTTGTCATTTACGCTCACGCATCTTACACCTAGAGCCCTCTAGCCGGCTACTGTGGACCCTGCAGCCGTCGACTCGTCCGCTGTGGGAAATTGAGGATGCATAATACTTCGAGAAGTGCGAAATCCCTCGGCAATACTTTGTTGCGAGCTCACTGATGTCGTCATCGACATATAGGTAATATGGATTAGGCTCAGGCCATGCCAGTGGAATACGACCAGCTGGTAGAAAGTGATAGCCACTGGTGGCGGTCAATCTCCATCTCTTTCTATTCAGGAGCGTAGCAATatgatagagagagaaagcaaTTGACCTCAACCTCGTTCTCTCTGTCTAAATCTAGCGGACACTTTTCGAAGGCCTTCATGTTGGGATTGCACAGTCCATACTAAGTACATATGTCGATGGATGTCgttaattttgttaattttcttttctaccgTTAATACGTATAACACAGTGTCATAATACGTGATAAGATTCTTGCACATACGAAATAAGTTATGGTTAGAACATAATTGTACCAGCTTATacttaattaaattcatttcttatttatttctttttcattgtAGGTAATATAGCCTTAGTGTGCAGTACCATTTTGATTCAAGATATATACTGATATTCAAAgcgcaaaataaaaattacttttatacAGCCATTTATACATACTATAAGTACAATATTGCACATGGCCTAAAATATCTGCTCCGTACAATCCTTtcaaaatgtatacatatgtaggtATAGATGTACATCTAATACGTTGAACACTTTGAATATTACATTCCTGGCTGCgcataaaattatttagatACAACGGTGTACTTTAATTTAGGTATGCACGTATTTACTGTAAATTTACGAACTAACTACGCGATGTTTTGCatcagaaaaatattatttacaacaaataaatTACGGCTAAATAGGTACTGTTACGTGATTATCATACTTCCCCTTCATTTATGCTACGTAAACTAATTCAGTTCATATTGTCTGCGGTGAGTGCAAGCGTCGTCAGCACCGAACGACGATTTGGATTAACACCAAGGTTCTCCCAATTTATCCAAGACAGCCGCGCCGTCAAATCTACGAGGTACAATTTACGTGAGATTAGAAAATCGAGGAAATTCCCTTACTCCTCCGAAGGCTAATAAAGGAGCGAGATATACTCGATATAACAGTGACTCGAACCGATTCGAGTCGTGAAATTGGACCCAGAGCTTCGATCATCTCCAATTCGAAACGTTTCCCAAACAAATAATTCCTCACCACTGGTGTTCCATTCTGCACGTTCGCCACTTATCTCGCCTCGAAGACACCGTTCGACGTACGTGAGAGGATCGAGTCTGGCGGCAAGAACTTCCCTGAGGAGAGCGATGTAGGCGATGGCGAGGCGGAGGGTGTCGATTTTCGACAGTCTTTTCTCGTAGGGAAACGTTGGCACGTGAACTCTCAGCTCGTCGAAAGCCGAGTTGATGCTGCTAAAAATCGCAATCACATTTAGAAGTCGGCCTTCTTCCTTATCGGgctgaaatgaaaaacgaacgAGACCGAAACCCGGAGGCAAAATTCTACGATCATGTTAGATCTTCTCACCTGAGCATCCGCTTTCGCTCCCGGATGTTCGCTGCGTGCCTCTGAATTCTGTACGGACTTCCGTTTGGATAGTAACCCTCCTCGACTCCGCCGTTCATCGGACTCATTCCGTTAATCCCGTTTATACCGTTCATATTCGTCATTCCGTTCATCTCGGCGTCGTTGTGGTCTGCGAAACAAGTTCGCGGTATTAGATAAACGAATTCAAcgtaattttgtttaaaactGACGTTACACTTTCTTCTCCACTGGGTTGGCTTTTGCCCTCGGAAAAAAACCACTTCTCTAAGTATTAAACCATTTCTTTCAAAACGggcattaaaaatatttcccgTTTTACCCAAGTCATCCGCGTACCTTCCACATTGTTCAAACGCCAATGATTcactttgaaaattatctaatCAATTACGATTACCTGCACTAGACTGAACGGGCATGTGATAGTGAAGAGGCGAATGGGTGTGAGAATGTCCGTGGTTATGTTGCTGGTGTCCTGGACCAGGATGAACCACgtgctgttgttgttgttgctgttgctgttgctgttgttgcgACGAGGATCTTCCTGCGTAAACGCAAGATGGAAGCTCGGATAAATCTTCCTCGCTGATGTCGCTGCTGGGACTTACGTAATACTGAGTGCTGAAACAAGCGTTATTCAAGTCAAATATCCCGCATATAATCATAGAAGTTGCAAAATCAGGCTCGAATGAAATCTAAACTGACGGTATTCGTTCCAGAGATGTATTTTATCAATAATACAATTACTTGTAACAGGGTTAAGTTGGAATTGAACTCGACGCTTGTAAAAACCAATTAGAATTAAATATCAGAGATTACTTTATAAATCTCTTGTCGGAATTAAGTTTCACACGACTTTTGAGAATCAAGGCTCATTCCGAATATTGTTCAAACGTTGCTTTTTTAATTACGAATAGTCTGAAACTTGACCTTGATCCACGGTTGGAATCAGACTTCAAAAGCGTCGTCTCGCTTGgagaaatggtaaaaaaaaccTGGTCCCTGATTAAGCCAAGCATCTCGATAACCGAAAAACCTGCACCTCTTCTTCAGCTAACAAATTATATCAACATTGTCGATTTTGATCCTCCTATTACCTGGAGCAAGCGACCGTGGAGTCAGCGGGTCCTCTGGTAGTTGCGGGTCCGCTTCGGTGTCGAATCCTCTGATTGCGTTCCTCGTATTCGTACTGATTCCTCCCGGGATGGGCCGACATCATGAGTGGATGGTTCTTTGCCCGTTGTTCGTCTTAATTTAAAATCCAAGCAGCGCGCAAGCTGCAAGtttctaaaatatttacacacgCTATGAAAAATTCAGATCCACCGGCAGCATCCAGCGTTCCCCGAAGATCTCGCTTTCGTTTCCAATTTAGCCAGTTGTCACAATTATCCTGTAGGATTTCCGGATACCGCGGCGCGTCCTGTCCTCGAATATTAAATCACGACTATCAGCCGGATCCCCGGGGAGCCAACCTTATATACCTAGCCTCTAAACGATATCGCTCGGGGATGATCGATACCCCAGACAACTCTGGGCGGAGCCAGGCAGCGACCCTTAGGATCGGCCAATCGGGAATTCGGGAGGCTCGAAATTATACGGAAGGTACGGAGCCATTGGTTCAAGTCCGAGGGCCTTGAGGCGAGTCTCCGGTGCTCAAACGGGTTTTTCTTTGTGCGCGATCGCGGTGGGCGTAAGCTTTTCTACTCACACCATGCAGCTTTTCGTTCTCCCGAAGAGGAGCCATTGCGGCTCGGTCCCTAAGTGCAAGACAAGTATAGGTACGGCTAGATTTTACCACGTCGTTTAGCTTTTCGGCGAGATCCGTTTATCAAGAAGGGTTGCCGTAATagttaaattgttttttatgtTTCGCCGTTGGAGTCTGGTGGAAATCGATTTACACTACTTTGTAAGACGTACCCATACTGTTCTAGCTTTTGCGTGAAACTTTATACGAAGCATCCTTGTATTCGTTCCTATTGAAAGTCAGACACTCTGTTTTCTCGAAGTTGGTCTTCTCGGACGAATCTATAACGCAGGTCTTTTACAAcgttctaaaaatattttcaaacatattGTTTTACGGTATGTGGAAATTTTTACTACAACCGAATAACGCGAAGGATTCAAGAATCTTTTCTCGTTAGTGGGAGActaagttgagaaaaaaaaagtggaatcGTTGTGAAGTATTTTCAGGACCATTCGATCAATGAATTTTGGAAAGCTTTGGACCAAGACTTGTGATCAGGCGATTTGAATTCCTGTAAAAAGTAGGTAAACACATCAGGAATATTACTGATATTGGAATTTAAAGAGTTATACCTAGTTGGAAGTCCGAAAACGggcaaattttcaagaatttttcattaagggaaattttaatttgttgatataaaaatttgcatacatATTGTGGTAACATTAAACTTCATCctgatatattttatttggaaaaattgtgatttttaaATCTGCTATAGGCGATTTCCGGGAGCACCTCTAAAAAAAGGCGTCTTGTCGTGAGCAAGATATCTCTGAACTGGATCGTCCGAAGTAGAAAACCAAAAAGATTTAATGTATATACGTTATTATCTGGTCTTTAATCGAAGGAataagcaaaatattaatttttaacaaaacggCGGCTtctcaaaagaaaaaaacaaaaaaaatattcgattttccataaaGATTTTCGCCTTagtttgtttataaaatagataatatttatcgatgagAAAAAACCTTCGATCAAGGACTGAAAAATATCCATAAAGCTTAGGTAAAAAATTGCGACTGATCAGTTAATCCGTTTCCGAGAAATCTTGCCTACCGAGTTTGAAAACatgattttgagaaaaacgcgttcaaaatttcaaaagctcATTCAAACGCTCCGGAacgtctttgaaaatttgcgcGTAACTTGGAGAATATTTGTCGAATTGACAAGAAATTTTCTATGCGTATACTTGAATGTACGTGTACgttacgaaaatgaaaataaactacTTAATCAAAACCAGACAACCGATCAGATCCTTACAAATTAAAAGCTACATAGCTCGGATAATTTGCTGTATGGAAGTTTGCCTGCAGTCGATTAGCAAGATATACGAATTAAAAAGCGGCGTCCGTCGGCCAATTGTGAGAATTGATTGTGAGCGTCAAATCGCGCGGCGATTATTATAACGAAGGTCGGAATGACAGCCTGAGAAAATCATTTACAGAGCCGTATATACGCATGGATTCGTATACGTTGGTCTCGTACGCAGTGCATGGCGTTAAACCGAGGT
It encodes the following:
- the LOC124302071 gene encoding uncharacterized protein LOC124302071, with translation MTSATCPRQRQRLLATRRLGRNEGIAELGTSRRTRPSTTPYMNTRSVTRKLYTVGATYQAPTRKDETEWREWPVHGMHERPVFHPQVGLAAGYAGRIFWSSTDTEGLDCTYREVLDGPDEVEVVSVDPRPRRTPPTTSPTSSRFLQKPPSTKNAIQPIIEGSNASFRACMHESLHSVLAYCAQVMLPSYRRIVGKKRRHDAEAWTQLDNELKDGKNTEQMTADGQPLGADSINLTELEDSSISDETLMEMSSIYKKLLPMEDLPSSHEDSPLPPDDNCDKIPNDGSSAILRNTSEASEIAKILSEYNESLKEQGAASFAGRSLSRGSKDGVKTSCREPEMTRKTSVISAEDATGSLSREPSNTTTITVSEGVQTPDRKTSDHHWLEELIVDTSLLYCVATGVGQRDLSQYVDSLDAKHSLQWLQPREG
- the LOC124302905 gene encoding putative uncharacterized protein DDB_G0281733 → MSLDGRSKPSNKSPRKGRTSSAGASDDEISVIAVIKKGSNSAGIPKRARYHYIRELPLAVVKSFKKSFQKAEETRTPVSNTGESLRGPRSDGQVKKPRVIDLSDQASKMELRRQFNVTEKDEDEDRLSSGSVSTGLSSVPVHKLPPGTVLIKQEPRMESADGNDDTFTVRTPEADAAPNNSNGSSVETTTATTTTTTGSSSSSSSTSSGSSVSSCGSASSSGGFESRPATPSSKVKRTHRAARASGGKK
- the LOC124302708 gene encoding basic helix-loop-helix transcription factor amos isoform X2 → MMSAHPGRNQYEYEERNQRIRHRSGPATTRGPADSTVACSSTQYYVSPSSDISEEDLSELPSCVYAGRSSSQQQQQQQQQQQQHVVHPGPGHQQHNHGHSHTHSPLHYHMPVQSSADHNDAEMNGMTNMNGINGINGMSPMNGGVEEGYYPNGSPYRIQRHAANIRERKRMLSINSAFDELRVHVPTFPYEKRLSKIDTLRLAIAYIALLREVLAARLDPLTYVERCLRGEISGERAEWNTSDLTARLSWINWENLGVNPNRRSVLTTLALTADNMN
- the LOC124302708 gene encoding basic helix-loop-helix transcription factor amos isoform X1; translation: MMSAHPGRNQYEYEERNQRIRHRSGPATTRGPADSTVACSSTQYYVSPSSDISEEDLSELPSCVYAGRSSSQQQQQQQQQQQQHVVHPGPGHQQHNHGHSHTHSPLHYHMPVQSSADHNDAEMNGMTNMNGINGINGMSPMNGGVEEGYYPNGSPYRIQRHAANIRERKRMLSSINSAFDELRVHVPTFPYEKRLSKIDTLRLAIAYIALLREVLAARLDPLTYVERCLRGEISGERAEWNTSDLTARLSWINWENLGVNPNRRSVLTTLALTADNMN